One genomic segment of Vigna radiata var. radiata cultivar VC1973A unplaced genomic scaffold, Vradiata_ver6 scaffold_246, whole genome shotgun sequence includes these proteins:
- the LOC106778311 gene encoding splicing factor 1 isoform X2, giving the protein MSAEIDSTSAPELHKMSGTSSVTTPSGQKLSIFAAKSGFVIPKNKLSGSLVPIFRGAKKHGVTGAINEESSKQTERKSKWGHDLTQDATVRRGKALALQIRVDQITKQLESEKLEVGDTQNLPLGAENTDKSKSGSQMNSNKSEMLELEKRGAIGEILKLDPSYKPPRGFKPLLKEGSIPLPVQEYPGYNFVGLIYGPEGDNQKQLEKETGAKIKIHGTKADTGEKGEIKPGTDIHSSYKEMCVNISADSFEKVDAAMSIIELLITSVTGNLDAGSTPSVSVSRENTDILCQSREGQPSHADSVSLENKAVLQPGAVTQKYEDNFQYSTPWFSVVPSNTPIFASSGSVAPPNPLGLARTPHFPSQTSNSVPTFGAQPGFQPIIPNQHVSVQAPPPRQILHYPHLTQASPLGHVGPPRNASVISVRNLSTPTNASHSFPVTLSQSTPIGQVQTSVSSFPLPISGVSPLPIPSQPITHLGAPSGQNEAPVAVKTSIGPSNMGSMAPPGRPASLHQQPEVAFMPPQSNMSMIPRSASFPLHQVGISPGPLSSLRPMSVPIPAPKHSSVNHLSGPVSFPSSGISPSFPLPQQAGIPNSASGIAPFHTHVKPSVLAPSKSGNFTFRSHPPNADYSQVVSGPNSQAGATQEPPSGPRPFGFGVPDQPLQNFPRTQFPAQMDQTISFGGRSGSMSNSIPPPRHTAFPYGGQPASRSPVPQMGMNNFIPAPQRPNMTGAVAQRGMPIRQSYAVQMARPDIHMPLNHKFVNNTLMASGKLPYSADQIYDPFSPTSAPPQQKGNPGQ; this is encoded by the exons ATGAGTGCAGAGATTGATTCAACTTCTGCTCCTGAACTTCATAAAATGTCTGGAACTTCATCAGTAACAACCCCTAGTGGCCAAAAGCTCTCTATATTTGCAGCCAAATCAGGATTTGTCATCCCTAAAAACAAATTGTCCGGGTCACTGGTCCCTATTTTCCGAGGGGCTAAAAAACACGGGGTCACTGGAGCCATCAATGAAGAAAGTTCAAAACAAACTGAGAGGAAATCAAAATGGGGACATGATCTTACACAGGATGCGACTGTCAGGAGGGGAAAGGCTCTAGCTTTGCAG ATTCGAGTGGATCAAATCACAAAGCAGTTGGAATCAGAAAAACTGGAAGTTGGGGACACTCAGAACTTGCCATTGGGAGCTGAGAACACGGATAAAAGCAAATCTGGCTCTCAAATGAACAGCAACAAG TCAGAAATGCTCGAACTTGAAAAGCGTGGAGCCATAG GTGAAATACTAAAATTAGATCCCAGTTACAAACCTCCACGTGGTTTTAAACCATTGTTAAAAGAAGGCAGCATTCCTTTGCCT GTTCAAGAATATCCTGGGTACAATTTTGTTGGTCTAATATATGGACCTGAAGGTGATAATCAGAAACAACTAGAAAAG GAAACTGGTGCCAAGATAAAAATTCATGGAACCAAAGCAGACACAGGAGAGAAA GGTGAAATTAAGCCTGGAACTGATATCCATTCCAGTTACAAGGAGATGTGTGTTAACATATCAGCTGATAGTTTTGAAAAAGTGGATGCAGCAATGTCAATAATTGAACTGCTGATTACCTCTGTAACT GGGAATTTAGACGCTGGCTCTACACCCTCTGTATCAGTTTCTAGGGAAAACACTGATATTCTGTGTCAAAGCCGAGAAGGCCAGCCTTCTCATGCAGATTCTGTTTCTCTGGAAAACAAGGCTGTTCTGCAACCAGGAGCTGTTACCCAAAAGTATGAAGATAACTTCCAATACTCCACACCATGGTTTTCAGTGGTTCCTTCTAATACCCCCATTTTTGCTTCATCTGGCTCTGTAGCCCCCCCAAACCCATTAGGCCTTGCTAGAACTCCCCATTTTCCGTCGCAAACTTCAAATTCGGTTCCTACTTTTGGTGCTCAACCTGGATTTCAACCAATTATTCCAAATCAACATGTTTCCGTGCAAGCACCACCACCAAGACAGATTTTACACTATCCTCATTTGACTCAAGCGAGTCCTTTGGGTCACGTTGGGCCCCCAAGAAATGCTTCTGTAATATCTGTACGGAATCTGTCAACTCCAACAAATGCTTCACATTCATTTCCTGTTACTTTAAGCCAATCAACGCCAATAGGACAAGTGCAGACATCAGTTTCTTCATTTCCTCTACCCATATCTGGTGTATCACCACTGCCCATACCTAGCCAGCCCATCACCCATCTTGGGGCCCCTTCTGGACAGAATGAAGCCCCTGTCGCTGTTAAAACATCTATTGGTCCCAGCAATATGGGGTCAATGGCTCCACCTGGAAGACCTGCCTCTCTACATCAACAACCTGAAGTTGCATTTATGCCACCACAGTCAAATATGTCAATGATACCACGATCTGCTTCCTTTCCTTTACATCAAGTAGGAATATCCCCCGGACCACTATCATCTTTGAGACCTATGTCTGTACCAATACCTGCACCTAAACATTCATCTGTAAACCATTTATCAGGACCTGTTTCATTTCCTTCGTCAGGAATATCCCCCTCTTTTCCATTGCCTCAGCAAGCGGGAATACCCAATTCTGCTTCTGGAATTGCTCCTTTTCACACCCATGTAAAACCATCTGTCTTGGCGCCATCAAAATCTGGAAATTTTACTTTTCGATCACATCCCCCCAATGCAGACTACAGTCAAGTGGTTTCTGGACCAAACAGTCAAGCAGGTGCTACGCAGGAGCCACCTTCTGGTCCCCGGCCATTTGGGTTTGGCGTGCCTGATCAGCCTCTTCAAAACTTTCCTAGGACACAATTCCCTGCTCAAATGGATCAAACCATTTCCTTCGGGGGAAGATCAGGTTCCATGTCGAACTCAATTCCTCCACCAAGGCATACTGCATTTCCATATGGTGGTCAACCTGCATCTAGATCTCCAGTCCCACAAATGGGTATGAATAACTTCATTCCTGCTCCACAAAGGCCAAACATGACCGGTGCTGTTGCCCAAAGAGGCATGCCTATCCGACAAAGCTACGCCGTTCAGATGGCACGGCCAGATATCCATATGCCCCTGAATCACAAGTTTGTCAACAATACGCTCATGGCTTCTGGTAAGCTACCATATTCTGCGGACCAAATTTATGACCCCTTTTCACCCACTTCTGCACCTCCACAACAAAAAGGTAATCCTGGACAATGA
- the LOC106778279 gene encoding protein YLS3 isoform X2, translating into MRSDQIPLKNKVLIGMVSKSKRVSDAAFSSFILLLLLVGFGNSDLGKDREECADKLIGLASCVPYVGGEAKTPTIDCCSGLKAVLDKSKKCICILIKDRDDPNLGIKINATLAIQLPSACNAPANISHCVDLLHLAPNSPDAKVFEGLQKSAKSNSSTPVSSGGGEEKSGMSTERWPVAHLLSSILLPLLFLLV; encoded by the exons ATGAGATCAGATCAGATTCCCTTGAAGAACAAAGTCTTAATTGGAATGGTTTCCAAAAGCAAAAGGGTGAGCGATGCAGCATTCTCCTCCTTCATCTTGCTTTTACTGTTGGTTGGGTTTGGTAACTCAGATTTAGGCAAAGACAGAGAAGAGTGTGCAGACAAACTTATAGGGCTGGCTAGCTGTGTTCCTTACGTTGGTGGTGAGGCCAAAACCCCAACCATAGACTGCTGCAGTGGTCTCAAAGCTGTCCTCGATAAGAGCAAAAAGTGCATCTGCATCCTCATCAAAGATCGTGATGACCCCAATCTTGGCATCAAAATCAATGCCACTCTCGCCATTCAACTACCCTCTGCTTGCAACGCACCTGCTAATATATCTCACTGTGTAG ATCTTTTGCATTTAGCACCTAACTCTCCTGATGCCAAGGTGTTTGAGGGATTGCAAAAATCCGCCAAATCAAACAGTTCCACCCCAGTTTCCAGTG GTGGTGGTGAAGAAAAGAGTGGTATGTCTACAGAGAGGTGGCCGGTGGCACACCTGCTTTCCTCGATCTTACTACCTCTTCTCTTCCTTCTTGTTTGA
- the LOC106778311 gene encoding branchpoint-bridging protein isoform X1: protein MSAEIDSTSAPELHKMSGTSSVTTPSGQKLSIFAAKSGFVIPKNKLSGSLVPIFRGAKKHGVTGAINEESSKQTERKSKWGHDLTQDATVRRGKALALQIRVDQITKQLESEKLEVGDTQNLPLGAENTDKSKSGSQMNSNKKSEMLELEKRGAIGEILKLDPSYKPPRGFKPLLKEGSIPLPVQEYPGYNFVGLIYGPEGDNQKQLEKETGAKIKIHGTKADTGEKGEIKPGTDIHSSYKEMCVNISADSFEKVDAAMSIIELLITSVTGNLDAGSTPSVSVSRENTDILCQSREGQPSHADSVSLENKAVLQPGAVTQKYEDNFQYSTPWFSVVPSNTPIFASSGSVAPPNPLGLARTPHFPSQTSNSVPTFGAQPGFQPIIPNQHVSVQAPPPRQILHYPHLTQASPLGHVGPPRNASVISVRNLSTPTNASHSFPVTLSQSTPIGQVQTSVSSFPLPISGVSPLPIPSQPITHLGAPSGQNEAPVAVKTSIGPSNMGSMAPPGRPASLHQQPEVAFMPPQSNMSMIPRSASFPLHQVGISPGPLSSLRPMSVPIPAPKHSSVNHLSGPVSFPSSGISPSFPLPQQAGIPNSASGIAPFHTHVKPSVLAPSKSGNFTFRSHPPNADYSQVVSGPNSQAGATQEPPSGPRPFGFGVPDQPLQNFPRTQFPAQMDQTISFGGRSGSMSNSIPPPRHTAFPYGGQPASRSPVPQMGMNNFIPAPQRPNMTGAVAQRGMPIRQSYAVQMARPDIHMPLNHKFVNNTLMASGKLPYSADQIYDPFSPTSAPPQQKGNPGQ from the exons ATGAGTGCAGAGATTGATTCAACTTCTGCTCCTGAACTTCATAAAATGTCTGGAACTTCATCAGTAACAACCCCTAGTGGCCAAAAGCTCTCTATATTTGCAGCCAAATCAGGATTTGTCATCCCTAAAAACAAATTGTCCGGGTCACTGGTCCCTATTTTCCGAGGGGCTAAAAAACACGGGGTCACTGGAGCCATCAATGAAGAAAGTTCAAAACAAACTGAGAGGAAATCAAAATGGGGACATGATCTTACACAGGATGCGACTGTCAGGAGGGGAAAGGCTCTAGCTTTGCAG ATTCGAGTGGATCAAATCACAAAGCAGTTGGAATCAGAAAAACTGGAAGTTGGGGACACTCAGAACTTGCCATTGGGAGCTGAGAACACGGATAAAAGCAAATCTGGCTCTCAAATGAACAGCAACAAG AAGTCAGAAATGCTCGAACTTGAAAAGCGTGGAGCCATAG GTGAAATACTAAAATTAGATCCCAGTTACAAACCTCCACGTGGTTTTAAACCATTGTTAAAAGAAGGCAGCATTCCTTTGCCT GTTCAAGAATATCCTGGGTACAATTTTGTTGGTCTAATATATGGACCTGAAGGTGATAATCAGAAACAACTAGAAAAG GAAACTGGTGCCAAGATAAAAATTCATGGAACCAAAGCAGACACAGGAGAGAAA GGTGAAATTAAGCCTGGAACTGATATCCATTCCAGTTACAAGGAGATGTGTGTTAACATATCAGCTGATAGTTTTGAAAAAGTGGATGCAGCAATGTCAATAATTGAACTGCTGATTACCTCTGTAACT GGGAATTTAGACGCTGGCTCTACACCCTCTGTATCAGTTTCTAGGGAAAACACTGATATTCTGTGTCAAAGCCGAGAAGGCCAGCCTTCTCATGCAGATTCTGTTTCTCTGGAAAACAAGGCTGTTCTGCAACCAGGAGCTGTTACCCAAAAGTATGAAGATAACTTCCAATACTCCACACCATGGTTTTCAGTGGTTCCTTCTAATACCCCCATTTTTGCTTCATCTGGCTCTGTAGCCCCCCCAAACCCATTAGGCCTTGCTAGAACTCCCCATTTTCCGTCGCAAACTTCAAATTCGGTTCCTACTTTTGGTGCTCAACCTGGATTTCAACCAATTATTCCAAATCAACATGTTTCCGTGCAAGCACCACCACCAAGACAGATTTTACACTATCCTCATTTGACTCAAGCGAGTCCTTTGGGTCACGTTGGGCCCCCAAGAAATGCTTCTGTAATATCTGTACGGAATCTGTCAACTCCAACAAATGCTTCACATTCATTTCCTGTTACTTTAAGCCAATCAACGCCAATAGGACAAGTGCAGACATCAGTTTCTTCATTTCCTCTACCCATATCTGGTGTATCACCACTGCCCATACCTAGCCAGCCCATCACCCATCTTGGGGCCCCTTCTGGACAGAATGAAGCCCCTGTCGCTGTTAAAACATCTATTGGTCCCAGCAATATGGGGTCAATGGCTCCACCTGGAAGACCTGCCTCTCTACATCAACAACCTGAAGTTGCATTTATGCCACCACAGTCAAATATGTCAATGATACCACGATCTGCTTCCTTTCCTTTACATCAAGTAGGAATATCCCCCGGACCACTATCATCTTTGAGACCTATGTCTGTACCAATACCTGCACCTAAACATTCATCTGTAAACCATTTATCAGGACCTGTTTCATTTCCTTCGTCAGGAATATCCCCCTCTTTTCCATTGCCTCAGCAAGCGGGAATACCCAATTCTGCTTCTGGAATTGCTCCTTTTCACACCCATGTAAAACCATCTGTCTTGGCGCCATCAAAATCTGGAAATTTTACTTTTCGATCACATCCCCCCAATGCAGACTACAGTCAAGTGGTTTCTGGACCAAACAGTCAAGCAGGTGCTACGCAGGAGCCACCTTCTGGTCCCCGGCCATTTGGGTTTGGCGTGCCTGATCAGCCTCTTCAAAACTTTCCTAGGACACAATTCCCTGCTCAAATGGATCAAACCATTTCCTTCGGGGGAAGATCAGGTTCCATGTCGAACTCAATTCCTCCACCAAGGCATACTGCATTTCCATATGGTGGTCAACCTGCATCTAGATCTCCAGTCCCACAAATGGGTATGAATAACTTCATTCCTGCTCCACAAAGGCCAAACATGACCGGTGCTGTTGCCCAAAGAGGCATGCCTATCCGACAAAGCTACGCCGTTCAGATGGCACGGCCAGATATCCATATGCCCCTGAATCACAAGTTTGTCAACAATACGCTCATGGCTTCTGGTAAGCTACCATATTCTGCGGACCAAATTTATGACCCCTTTTCACCCACTTCTGCACCTCCACAACAAAAAGGTAATCCTGGACAATGA
- the LOC106778279 gene encoding protein YLS3 isoform X1: MRSDQIPLKNKVLIGMVSKSKRVSDAAFSSFILLLLLVGFGNSDLGKDREECADKLIGLASCVPYVGGEAKTPTIDCCSGLKAVLDKSKKCICILIKDRDDPNLGIKINATLAIQLPSACNAPANISHCVDLLHLAPNSPDAKVFEGLQKSAKSNSSTPVSSGAGGGEEKSGMSTERWPVAHLLSSILLPLLFLLV, encoded by the exons ATGAGATCAGATCAGATTCCCTTGAAGAACAAAGTCTTAATTGGAATGGTTTCCAAAAGCAAAAGGGTGAGCGATGCAGCATTCTCCTCCTTCATCTTGCTTTTACTGTTGGTTGGGTTTGGTAACTCAGATTTAGGCAAAGACAGAGAAGAGTGTGCAGACAAACTTATAGGGCTGGCTAGCTGTGTTCCTTACGTTGGTGGTGAGGCCAAAACCCCAACCATAGACTGCTGCAGTGGTCTCAAAGCTGTCCTCGATAAGAGCAAAAAGTGCATCTGCATCCTCATCAAAGATCGTGATGACCCCAATCTTGGCATCAAAATCAATGCCACTCTCGCCATTCAACTACCCTCTGCTTGCAACGCACCTGCTAATATATCTCACTGTGTAG ATCTTTTGCATTTAGCACCTAACTCTCCTGATGCCAAGGTGTTTGAGGGATTGCAAAAATCCGCCAAATCAAACAGTTCCACCCCAGTTTCCAGTG GTGCAGGTGGTGGTGAAGAAAAGAGTGGTATGTCTACAGAGAGGTGGCCGGTGGCACACCTGCTTTCCTCGATCTTACTACCTCTTCTCTTCCTTCTTGTTTGA
- the LOC111240662 gene encoding gibberellin-regulated protein 12 has translation MMIKFVCVFFLLFVTTFVIEVVHGGGEGSLKPEECPTKCDYRCSESRLKKACLYYCNLCCDKCLCVPSGTYGNREECPCYNNWKTKNGTPKCP, from the exons ATGATGATTAAATTTGTGTGtgtcttttttcttctttttgtcaCGACTTTTGTCATCGAAGTTGTTCAT GGTGGTGGCGAAGGATCTCTTAAACCAGaag AGTGTCCGACGAAATGCGACTATCGTTGTTCAGAGAGTCGACTTAAGAAGGCATGTCTCTACTATTGTAACTTGTGTTGTGATAAATGTTTATGTGTTCCATCTGGAACCTACGGTAACAGGGAAGAATGTCCATGTTATAACAATTGGAAAACCAAAAATGGAACACCTAAATGTCCGTAA